One Gammaproteobacteria bacterium DNA window includes the following coding sequences:
- a CDS encoding 2-oxoglutarate dehydrogenase E1 component, translated as MDNVLKKFQGNSYLYGGNADFIETLYERYLESPDEVSHEWRKYFDQIQENSVQDISHKDAIKTFVSYRQEHDSQRLPSPTTCTSAQKQLAVAALIETYRSRGHQQATLNPLEFHQRPPVAALDPSFHGLSSSDMSQNFNTSFPTGPEQLSLSEILLYLKQAYCGNFGVEYMHIASSIQKRWIQERFETFPTHPEFMPEKKRQLLERIIAAEGIEKYLHTKYVGQKRFSLEGGESLIIILDELLQHAAGIKVEETVIGMAHRGRLNVLVNILGKSPRELYQEFEGSKQEPDDNRPGDVKYHQGFSSNIETSDGSMHLALSFNPSHLEIIDPVAIGSVRARQRRRNDHNGDQVLPILIHGDSAFAAQGVVMETLNMSQAQGYTVGGTVHIIVNNQIGFTTSNPLDMRSTVYCSDVAKMVQAPIFHVNGDDPEAVAFITKIALEFRMKFRKDVVIDMICYRRHGHNEADEPAATQPMMYQKIKAHPTTATLYAEQLIRENILSLTDVEKMSIQYRDALDQGDVVARNILPHPDNKMVNWDPYRQVEWDHATDTTLSLEKIKQLASNLNKIPDGFELHPRVENILINRNKMAVGAKLIDWGFAETIAYASLLTEGYPIRLSGQDSGRGTFFHRHAVLHNQKNGESYTPLQHLNEEQAQFIVIDSLLSEEAVLGFEYGYSTTDPNSLTIWEAQFGDFANGAQVVIDQFITSGEAKWRRLCGLVLFLPHGYEGQGPEHSSARIERYLQLCADHNIQVCNPTTPAQMFHMLRRQMIRPYRKPLIVFTPKSLLRHKLATSTLDDLSQGAFQTIIPEHETQTKKQVRRIVFCSGKIYYELLEARKTREIDNIALIRIEQLYPFPHDELTKLLKQYPKAKEIVWCQEEPKNQGAWYQTQHNIQEFMRPEQTLFYAGPDASASPAAGRFKLHLQIQKKLIDDALKVTKNGN; from the coding sequence ATGGATAATGTGCTAAAAAAGTTTCAGGGAAATTCTTATCTTTACGGTGGCAATGCAGATTTCATTGAAACACTGTATGAACGCTATCTTGAAAGCCCAGATGAAGTCAGTCATGAGTGGCGTAAATATTTTGACCAAATCCAGGAAAACAGTGTTCAAGACATATCCCACAAAGATGCTATAAAAACTTTTGTATCATACCGTCAAGAGCATGATTCGCAACGGCTCCCCTCGCCCACCACTTGTACCTCCGCTCAAAAACAGCTGGCTGTCGCTGCCTTGATTGAAACCTATCGCTCACGTGGACATCAGCAAGCAACGCTCAACCCACTGGAGTTCCATCAGCGCCCTCCGGTTGCAGCACTGGATCCAAGTTTTCATGGCTTATCCAGCAGCGATATGTCACAAAATTTTAACACCAGTTTTCCGACAGGCCCAGAGCAGCTCTCTCTATCTGAAATTTTGCTCTATCTAAAACAAGCCTATTGCGGAAATTTCGGCGTTGAATACATGCATATTGCCAGCTCGATACAAAAGCGCTGGATTCAAGAACGATTTGAAACATTCCCAACTCACCCTGAATTTATGCCTGAAAAAAAACGCCAGTTACTGGAGAGAATCATCGCCGCCGAAGGCATTGAAAAGTACCTTCACACAAAATATGTCGGGCAAAAACGTTTCTCCTTAGAAGGTGGCGAAAGCCTGATTATAATACTCGATGAACTGCTTCAACATGCGGCTGGAATAAAGGTTGAAGAGACCGTCATTGGCATGGCTCACCGAGGACGTTTAAACGTATTGGTCAATATACTCGGAAAATCTCCACGAGAACTCTATCAAGAATTTGAAGGCTCAAAACAAGAACCCGATGATAACCGCCCTGGCGATGTCAAATACCATCAAGGCTTTTCATCCAACATAGAAACATCCGATGGCAGTATGCATCTGGCACTCTCATTCAACCCATCTCATCTTGAGATTATTGACCCCGTTGCCATTGGCTCGGTGCGTGCACGCCAGCGTCGCCGTAACGACCATAATGGCGATCAAGTGTTGCCCATTTTAATTCATGGTGATTCTGCTTTTGCCGCGCAGGGAGTCGTCATGGAAACCCTGAATATGTCACAAGCCCAAGGTTATACCGTGGGGGGAACAGTACATATCATCGTTAATAATCAGATCGGCTTTACCACCAGCAATCCACTCGATATGCGCTCAACCGTCTATTGCAGTGATGTGGCTAAAATGGTTCAAGCCCCCATTTTCCACGTCAATGGTGATGACCCTGAAGCGGTCGCATTTATTACCAAAATCGCTCTGGAATTTCGCATGAAATTTCGTAAGGATGTTGTCATTGATATGATCTGTTATCGACGACATGGCCATAACGAAGCGGACGAACCGGCCGCAACGCAGCCAATGATGTATCAAAAAATCAAAGCGCACCCGACAACAGCCACGTTGTATGCAGAGCAACTGATTCGTGAAAATATTCTCTCTTTAACGGATGTTGAAAAGATGTCGATCCAATACCGGGATGCGCTGGATCAAGGTGATGTTGTTGCTCGAAATATTTTGCCTCACCCTGATAACAAAATGGTGAACTGGGATCCTTACAGACAAGTAGAGTGGGATCACGCAACAGATACCACGCTCAGTCTGGAAAAAATCAAACAACTGGCCAGCAACCTCAATAAAATTCCTGATGGCTTTGAACTTCACCCTCGCGTTGAAAATATCTTAATCAATAGAAACAAAATGGCTGTCGGTGCCAAACTGATTGACTGGGGCTTTGCTGAAACCATCGCCTATGCTTCACTCTTGACGGAAGGTTATCCAATACGACTTTCAGGACAAGACAGTGGACGCGGTACTTTTTTTCATCGCCACGCCGTTCTTCACAACCAAAAAAATGGTGAGTCTTACACCCCACTGCAACACCTGAATGAAGAGCAAGCGCAATTTATTGTCATTGACTCATTGCTTTCTGAAGAAGCTGTTTTGGGTTTTGAATACGGCTACAGCACAACGGATCCTAACTCACTCACCATCTGGGAAGCCCAGTTCGGTGATTTTGCCAATGGCGCACAAGTTGTTATCGACCAGTTCATCACATCGGGCGAAGCCAAGTGGCGGCGTTTATGTGGGTTGGTACTATTTCTCCCGCATGGCTACGAGGGGCAAGGCCCAGAACACTCATCCGCGCGAATAGAGCGTTACCTGCAACTATGCGCGGATCACAATATACAAGTCTGTAATCCGACCACTCCAGCGCAGATGTTTCATATGCTACGTCGGCAGATGATTCGCCCCTACCGCAAGCCATTGATTGTATTTACACCCAAAAGCCTGTTGCGCCACAAGCTTGCAACATCGACGCTCGATGATCTCTCGCAAGGAGCGTTTCAAACGATTATTCCAGAGCATGAAACCCAGACAAAAAAACAAGTGCGACGCATCGTATTTTGCAGCGGAAAAATTTACTACGAATTATTGGAAGCACGAAAAACCCGCGAGATTGACAATATTGCACTCATACGCATCGAGCAACTCTACCCTTTTCCACATGATGAACTGACAAAGTTGCTCAAACAGTATCCAAAGGCAAAAGAGATTGTCTGGTGTCAGGAAGAGCCAAAAAATCAGGGCGCGTGGTATCAAACGCAGCATAATATTCAAGAATTTATGCGCCCTGAGCAGACACTTTTTTATGCAGGGCCAGATGCATCCGCCTCACCCGCCGCAGGTCGCTTTAAATTACACTTGCAAATACAGAAAAAATTGATTGATGACGCTTTGAAGGTAACTAAAAATGGAAATTGA